A single window of Toxotes jaculatrix isolate fToxJac2 chromosome 4, fToxJac2.pri, whole genome shotgun sequence DNA harbors:
- the ccdc40 gene encoding coiled-coil domain-containing protein 40 has translation MQSAEGEGVEAGWEEGRSSQDEKGTKKKEGLDKAEEDWGETVLPEDHTGPEPDDSAPQPQADLSGVDEEFPVASNSVQDDVSYEPVTLHFSNLNTSEDMEDQDEEEEEEFIVLDPEHPLVRRQQAALNSQLSKQLERINLELKEKLVMEKADASYIQEISVEMFNIQEQVARLHSRLDDRHQTKAQAEAKQRQAQDQLEAMKSHYSSTTSQYSKAKTNVSQLQAETDNLMQHLVFTQGISEELHSNVKVMKNARRKAGAEKDQAEEQKLKQDLYVERLTKDMERLMQQIAMYEAQASAQTEETQTAKEALSEAEMEMESLVVARKQLLQQWNSSLVGMKSRDEAFNAMQEALREVEHQVILLDREIEGYKKSTTEEQEQNETLTLQLNWSQLDGATSKKLISQKQAQQEALQAHYSTCLRTLRETERTLARLTKEASTHQAEVNDQRRQLEKESAVRLELEDKIMTQMQQRLTHNKAAKYSQRLTSKIATLKKDKISQLWQLENAVMAVGLECSEVSQHLDSLALTQEALDDEIAKCNKLLTSNQAKISSLVILIGQRQSTIANYNKQICQIAASTGREDLSPLQIKVEALIAQIEELSANIKSDQQLWIKQQGTLVGLTQEIEANSKNMFKLQAEYTGMQQKKIRLERQIEAEHRDQTELEKDVKMLRGDLLKLNSLLSKNGQISQALEQENALLETDFLHRFKEAERESVGMQMKHEKTQEEKERLLNSLVEAERQIMLWEKKTQLIKETRSAVDSEVGQGEIQMIKAEIHRMEVRLSQLMKQQERLLRESEATVARRETIVLRREAMVHSSHKQTTKGELTRFIQGLQRRIQDTHKHVTECEQVIRELQESQVSLNDKLAQQKQQLIELCGTSCILDPDFVNLQDTKDRNLAHLVALQSRTKKLQGVCEGSYQALSTSESIGTALQSQMERVHATSTILHRVCEEFPQHQEAFRRLSLALAARTHALDQEAS, from the exons ATGCAGAGCGCTGAAGGAGAAGGAGTTGAGGCAGGCTGGGAGGAGGGAAGGTCCAGCCAAGATGAGAAAGGCACCAAGAAGAAGGAAGGACTTGATAAAGCAGAGGAGGACTGGGGAGAGACTGTCCTACCTGAG GATCACACGGGACCAGAGCCTGATGACTCGGCCCCTCAGCCTCAGGCTGACCTTAGTGGTGTGGATGAAGAGTTCCCTGTGGCTTCAAATTCAG tacaAGATGATGTGTCTTACGAGCCAGTGACACTTCATTTCTCAAACCTTAACACTTCAGAAGACATGGAGGAtcaggatgaggaagaggaggaggaattcaTTGTTCTTGATCCTGAACAT CCCCTGGTCAGAAGGCAACAAGCTGCTCTGAACAGCCAGCTGAGCAAGCAGCTGGAGAGGATCAACCTGGAGCTGAAGGAAAAG CTGGTAATGGAAAAGGCAGATGCCAGCTACATTCAGGAGATAAGTGTTGAGATGTTCAATATTCAGGAGCAGGTAGCCAGACTCCATAGCAGGTTGGACGACCGTCATCAGACCAAGGCACAGGCTGAAGCCAAACAGCGGCAGGCACAGGATCAGCTGGAGGCAATGAAGAGCCACTATTCCAGTACTACTAGCCAGTACAGCAAAGCCAAAACCAATG TGTCCCAGCTGCAGGCAGAGACTGACAATCTGATGCAGCACCTTGTCTTCACACAAGGAATCAGTGAAGAACTGCATTCTAATGTCAAAGTCATGAAGAATGCTCGACGCAAAGCAGGAGCTGAGAAGGACCAGGCCGAAGAGCAGAAATTGAAGCAG GATTTGTATGTGGAGCGTCTAACAAAGGACATGGAGAGGCTGATGCAGCAGATAGCCATGTATGAGGCCCAGGCCAGTGCTCAAACCGAGGAGACACAGACAGCCAAAGAGGCCCTCTCTGAG GCTGAGATGGAAATGGAGTCTCTGGTGGTGGCGCGTAAACAGCTGCTACAGCAGTGGAACAGCAGCCTGGTGGGCATGAAGAGCCGAGATGAGGCCTTCAACGCCATGCAGGAGGCCTTGCG TGAGGTTGAGCACCAGGTGATCTTACTGGACAGAGAGATTGAAGGCTACAAGAAATCCACCACTGAAGAGCAGGAGCAAAATGAGACACTGACTTTACAGCTGAACTGGTCCCAGCTGGATGGAGCTACCTCCAAAAAGCTGATCAGTCAGAAGCAGGCCCAGCAAGAGGCTCTGCAGGCCCATTACAGCACCTGCCTCCGCACTCTGAGGGAGACAGAGCGCACCCTCGCCAGGCTCACAAAG GAAGCCAGCACCCACCAGGCTGAAGTGAATGATCAGAGGAggcagctggagaaagagagtgcTGTGCGTCTGGAGTTGGAGGACAAGATCATGACACAAATGCAGCAGAGGCTCACCCACAACAAGGCTGCCAAGTACTCCCAACGCCTCACCAGCAAGATAGCCACACTCAAAAAAGACAAG ATCTCTCAGTTGTGGCAGCTGGAGAACGCGGTGATGGCGGTGGGACTGGAATGCAGCGAGGTCAGCCAACATCTGGACAGCCTCGCCCTCACTCAGGAGGCTCTAGATGACGAGATCGCAAAGTGCAACAAGTTACTCACATCCAACCAAGCTAAGATTTCCTCCTTGGTTATCCTCATCGGGCAGAGGCAGTCCACCATCGCCAACTACAATAAACAGATCTGCCAAATTGCAGCCAGTACTGGG CGCGAAGACCTAAGTCCTCTGCAAATCAAGGTAGAGGCATTGATCGCTCAGATTGAGGAGCTGTCCGCAAATATCAAGAGTGACCAGCAGCTCTGGATAAAACAGCAGGGGACTCTAGTGGGACTGACCCAGGAGATAGAAGCCAACAGCAAGAACATGTTCAAACTGCAGGCAGAGTACACAGGCATGCAGCAGAAGAAAATACGTTTGGAGA GACAGATTGAAGCAGAGCACCGAGATcagacagagctggagaaggaTGTGAAGATGCTGAGAGGAGACCTGCTGAAACTAAACTCTCTGCTGAGCAAGAATGGGCAGATCAGCCAGGCACTGgaacaggagaatgcactgttAGAGACAGATTTCCTTCACAGATTTAAG GAGGCAGAGCGGGAGTCAGTTGGGATGCAGATGAAACACGAGAAGAcccaggaggagaaagagagactccTCAACAGTCTGGTGGAAGCTGA gcGGCAGATCATGCTGTGGGAGAAGAAGACCCAGCTTATAAAAGAGACTCGTTCAGCCGTGGACTCTGAGGTGGGCCAGGGAGAGATCCAGATGATAAAGGCTGAGATACACCGCATGGAG GTGCGACTCAGCCAACTGATGAAGCAGCAGGAGCGGCTGCTGAGGGAGAGTGAAGCAACGGTGGCAAGGAGGGAGACCATCGTTCTCCGTAGGGAGGCCATGGTCCACAGCTCCCACAAGCAAACTACAAAGGGCGAGCTGACCCGCTTCATACAGGGCCTGCAGCGGAGGATCCAGGACACACATAAG CATGTGACAGAGTGTGAGCAGGTGATCAGGGAGCTGCAGGAGAGCCAAGTGAGCCTCAATGACAAGCTTgcacagcagaagcagcagctgataGAACTGTGCGGCACCAGCTGCATCCTTGACCCTGACTTTGTCAATCTCCAGGATACCAAAGACAGG AACCTAGCCCACTTGGTGGCTCTGCAGAGCCGGACCAAGAAGCTGCAGGGGGTGTGTGAGGGCAGCTACCAAGCCTTGTCCACCAGCGAGTCAATAGGAACAGCTCTGCAAAGCCAGATGGAGCGTGTGCACGCTACCAGCACCATCTTGCACCGTGTGTGTGAGGAGTTCCCCCAGCACCAGGAGGCATTCCGCAGGCTCTCGCTGGCACTGGCAGCACGCACTCACGCCCTAGATCAGGAGGCGTCCTGA